One stretch of Cohnella algarum DNA includes these proteins:
- the fusA gene encoding elongation factor G, translating into MAREFSLQNTRNIGIMAHIDAGKTTTTERILFYTGRVHKIGEVHEGAATMDWMEQEQERGITITSAATTAQWKGHRINIIDTPGHVDFTVEVERSLRVLDGAVGVFSAKEGVEPQSETVWRQADRYGVPRIAYVNKMDIIGADFLNVVKDMRERLQANAVAIQLPIGAENDFKGMIDLIERVAYVYQDDLGKEPLKSEIPAELADKVEELRLELVEKVAELDEELMMKYLEGEELTVPEIKAALRKGVVEVKIFPVVCGSSYRNKGVQPMLDAVVDYLPAPTDVPDIKGTLEDGTETTRKSADDQPFAALAFKIMTDPFVGKLTFFRVYSGVLNSGSYVINATKNKRERIGRILQMHANSRQEISVVYSGDIAAAVGLKDTTTGDTLCDEKNPVILESMNFPEPVIQLAVEPKTKADQDKMGIALQKLAEEDPTFRAHTDEETGQTIIAGMGELHLEILVDRMLREFKVETNVGKPQVAYRETFRQAAKVEGKFVRQSGGRGQYGHCWIEFEPLEAGAGFVFENKVVGGVVPREYIAPVQAGIEEAMKNGVLAGFPLVDIKATIFDGSYHDVDSNEMAFKIAGSMALKNAKDKCAPVLLEPIMKVEVTVPEEYMGDVMGMLSSRRGRIEGSDTRHGALIVRAKVPLAEMFGYSTVLRSGTQGRGVFSMELSHYEEVPKSIADEIISKNKGA; encoded by the coding sequence ATGGCAAGGGAGTTCTCCTTACAGAATACGCGCAATATCGGCATCATGGCGCATATTGACGCGGGGAAGACGACGACCACCGAACGGATCCTGTTCTACACCGGACGCGTCCACAAAATCGGCGAAGTGCACGAAGGCGCCGCCACGATGGACTGGATGGAGCAAGAGCAGGAGCGCGGCATCACGATTACTTCGGCCGCCACGACCGCTCAATGGAAGGGTCACCGCATCAATATTATCGACACCCCGGGACACGTTGACTTTACCGTGGAAGTCGAGCGCAGCTTGCGCGTATTGGACGGAGCCGTTGGCGTATTCAGCGCCAAAGAAGGGGTGGAACCGCAATCCGAGACGGTATGGCGTCAAGCCGACCGTTACGGCGTTCCGCGTATCGCTTACGTCAACAAGATGGACATCATCGGCGCAGACTTCCTCAATGTCGTCAAAGACATGCGCGAGCGTCTGCAAGCCAATGCCGTCGCCATTCAACTGCCGATCGGCGCCGAGAACGACTTCAAAGGCATGATCGACCTGATCGAACGGGTTGCTTACGTTTATCAAGACGATCTTGGCAAAGAGCCGCTCAAATCCGAAATCCCGGCCGAGCTTGCGGACAAGGTGGAAGAGCTGCGTCTTGAATTGGTAGAAAAAGTGGCCGAGCTGGACGAGGAACTGATGATGAAGTACCTCGAAGGCGAAGAGCTGACGGTCCCCGAGATCAAAGCGGCTCTCCGCAAAGGCGTCGTCGAAGTGAAAATCTTCCCCGTCGTCTGCGGCTCGTCTTACCGCAATAAAGGCGTTCAGCCGATGCTGGACGCAGTCGTCGACTACCTGCCGGCTCCGACCGACGTACCGGACATCAAGGGTACGCTCGAGGACGGCACGGAAACGACGCGCAAATCGGCCGACGATCAACCGTTCGCCGCGCTTGCGTTCAAAATCATGACCGACCCGTTCGTCGGCAAGCTGACGTTCTTCCGCGTCTATTCCGGCGTTCTGAACTCCGGTTCGTACGTCATCAACGCGACGAAGAACAAGCGCGAACGGATCGGACGGATTCTGCAAATGCACGCGAACAGCCGTCAGGAGATCAGCGTCGTTTACTCCGGCGACATCGCCGCTGCCGTCGGTTTGAAAGACACGACGACGGGCGATACGCTGTGCGACGAGAAGAACCCGGTTATTCTCGAATCCATGAACTTCCCGGAACCGGTTATCCAGCTTGCCGTCGAGCCGAAAACGAAGGCCGACCAAGACAAGATGGGGATCGCTCTGCAGAAGCTGGCCGAAGAAGACCCGACCTTCCGCGCGCATACCGACGAAGAAACGGGACAAACGATCATCGCCGGCATGGGCGAGCTTCACCTTGAAATTCTCGTCGACCGGATGCTTCGCGAGTTTAAAGTCGAAACGAATGTCGGCAAGCCGCAAGTCGCTTACCGCGAGACGTTCCGCCAAGCCGCGAAGGTCGAAGGCAAGTTCGTTCGCCAATCCGGCGGCCGCGGCCAATACGGCCACTGTTGGATCGAGTTCGAACCGCTCGAAGCCGGAGCAGGCTTCGTATTCGAGAACAAGGTTGTCGGCGGCGTCGTACCGCGCGAATACATCGCGCCGGTACAAGCCGGTATCGAAGAAGCGATGAAAAACGGCGTGCTTGCCGGCTTCCCGCTCGTCGATATCAAGGCTACGATCTTCGACGGATCGTACCATGACGTCGACTCCAACGAAATGGCGTTTAAGATCGCCGGCTCCATGGCGCTTAAAAACGCGAAAGACAAATGCGCTCCGGTTCTGCTCGAGCCGATCATGAAAGTCGAAGTTACCGTTCCGGAAGAGTATATGGGCGATGTCATGGGCATGCTCAGCTCCCGCCGCGGACGCATTGAAGGCAGCGATACCCGCCATGGCGCTTTGATCGTCAGAGCGAAAGTACCGCTCGCGGAAATGTTCGGCTATTCGACCGTACTTCGTTCCGGCACCCAAGGCCGCGGCGTGTTCTCGATGGAACTGTCGCACTACGAAGAAGTGCCGAAATCGATCGCGGACGAAATCATCTCGAAGAACAAAGGCGCTTGA
- the rpsG gene encoding 30S ribosomal protein S7, whose amino-acid sequence MPRKGPVPKRDVLPDPVYNSKLVTRLVNRIMIDGKKGVAQQLLYNAFNLIQERSGKDPMEVFEAAIKNIMPVLEVKARRVGGANYQVPVEVKPERRTSLGLRWLVNYSRNRGEKTMEERLAAEIMDAANNTGAAVKKREDTHKMAEANKAFAHYRW is encoded by the coding sequence ATGCCACGGAAAGGACCGGTACCGAAACGGGACGTTCTCCCGGATCCGGTATACAACAGCAAACTGGTTACCCGGCTCGTCAACCGGATCATGATCGACGGCAAGAAAGGCGTTGCCCAACAACTCCTGTACAATGCCTTCAATCTGATTCAGGAGCGTTCCGGCAAAGATCCGATGGAAGTATTCGAAGCGGCCATCAAGAACATCATGCCCGTTCTCGAAGTCAAGGCTCGCCGCGTAGGCGGCGCCAACTACCAAGTTCCGGTTGAAGTCAAGCCGGAGCGCCGCACGTCCCTCGGACTGCGCTGGCTCGTCAACTACTCCCGCAATCGCGGAGAGAAGACCATGGAAGAACGTCTCGCGGCCGAAATCATGGATGCTGCCAACAACACGGGAGCAGCCGTAAAGAAACGCGAAGACACGCACAAAATGGCAGAAGCCAACAAAGCGTTCGCACACTACCGCTGGTAA
- the rpsL gene encoding 30S ribosomal protein S12, with amino-acid sequence MPTINQLVRKGREPKVVKSKSPALQKGFNALKREETDLSSPQKRGVCTRVGTMTPKKPNSALRKYARVRLTNRVEVTAYIPGIGHNLQEHSVVLIRGGRVKDLPGVRYHIVRGALDTAGVNNRKQARSKYGTKRAKAKK; translated from the coding sequence ATGCCAACAATCAACCAGCTCGTACGCAAAGGCCGTGAGCCTAAGGTGGTAAAATCGAAATCTCCTGCACTGCAGAAGGGCTTCAACGCGCTGAAACGCGAAGAAACCGATCTGAGCTCCCCGCAAAAACGCGGTGTCTGCACTCGCGTAGGTACGATGACCCCGAAGAAGCCGAACTCGGCGCTTCGCAAATACGCCCGTGTTCGCTTGACGAACCGCGTAGAAGTGACCGCGTACATTCCGGGAATCGGCCACAACCTGCAAGAGCACAGCGTCGTGCTCATTCGCGGCGGCCGGGTCAAGGACCTTCCGGGTGTCCGTTATCACATCGTTCGCGGCGCGCTCGATACCGCAGGCGTCAACAACCGCAAGCAGGCCCGTTCCAAATACGGAACGAAGCGTGCTAAAGCGAAGAAATAA
- a CDS encoding ABC transporter ATP-binding protein yields the protein MSPSPIIKLNDACKSYEGRTVLYPLTLDIRSGETVAVVGTNGSGKSTLLKILAGLSRLTGGSRAVGTSGGKAARFGFAPDRFPKLRFTAIEYLSHMAAISGMEKKSAGQRIERLLQDFGLDSYAELQIRHFSKGMLQKINVIQAALGEPDLLLLDEPFSGLDVETQADLYGKLARLREDGTAIVITGHENDWLPRLATRILSLKEGRLLDDRQAAVESAPLCAVECRVPESAAETVMALLNRPELPGMVSYSLSGGKLACRIESARCDGWLLRLLSGGASVVSVARTYGEEPQDGQRRDGR from the coding sequence ATGAGCCCATCCCCCATCATCAAACTGAATGACGCTTGCAAAAGCTACGAAGGCCGGACCGTGCTTTACCCGTTGACGCTGGACATTCGGTCCGGAGAGACCGTCGCCGTCGTCGGAACGAACGGCTCGGGGAAAAGCACGCTGCTGAAAATACTGGCGGGCCTCAGCCGGCTGACGGGCGGAAGCCGTGCCGTCGGCACCTCGGGAGGGAAGGCCGCGAGATTCGGTTTTGCGCCGGATCGGTTTCCGAAGCTTCGCTTTACGGCAATCGAGTATTTAAGCCATATGGCTGCCATATCGGGCATGGAGAAGAAGTCGGCCGGGCAAAGAATCGAAAGGCTGCTGCAAGACTTCGGCCTCGATTCGTACGCCGAGCTGCAGATTCGGCATTTTTCCAAAGGGATGCTGCAAAAAATCAACGTGATCCAGGCGGCGTTGGGGGAGCCCGACTTGTTGCTGTTGGACGAGCCTTTTTCCGGATTGGACGTCGAGACCCAGGCGGACCTGTACGGCAAGCTTGCCCGGCTGCGCGAGGATGGAACCGCGATCGTGATCACAGGACACGAAAACGATTGGCTGCCGCGACTTGCCACCCGCATATTGTCGCTCAAGGAGGGACGATTGCTGGATGACCGGCAGGCAGCGGTGGAATCGGCTCCGCTTTGCGCGGTGGAGTGCCGGGTTCCGGAGTCGGCGGCGGAAACCGTCATGGCCCTGCTGAACCGTCCGGAGTTGCCGGGAATGGTCAGCTACTCGCTGTCGGGCGGAAAGCTGGCCTGCCGGATTGAATCCGCCCGCTGCGACGGCTGGCTGCTCCGGCTGTTGTCCGGAGGAGCTTCGGTCGTGTCGGTGGCCCGGACATACGGGGAAGAGCCGCAAGACGGGCAGAGGAGGGACGGACGATGA
- the rpoC gene encoding DNA-directed RNA polymerase subunit beta': protein MKIGLASPDKIRSWSRGEVKKPETINYRTLKPEKEGLFCEKIFGPTKDWECHCGKYKRVRYKGVVCDRCGVEVTRAKVRRERMGHIELAAPVSHIWYFKGIPSRMGLALDMSPRSLEEIIYFASYVVTDPGDTPLEKKQLLSEKEYRSYREKYGYAFQAGMGAEAVKKLLQDIDLDRELEMLKEELRTAQGQRRNRAIKRLEVIEAFRNSGNLPDWMILDVLPVIPPELRPMVQLDGGRFATSDLNDLYRRVINRNNRLKRLLDLGAPDIIVQNEKRMLQEAVDALIDNGRRGRPVTGPGNRPLKSLSHMLKGKQGRFRQNLLGKRVDYSGRSVIVVGPSLKMYQCGLPKEMALELFKPFVMKELVLKGQAHNIKSAKRKVERVSPEVWDVLEEVIKEHPVLLNRAPTLHRLGIQAFEPTLVEGRAIKLHPLVCTAYNADFDGDQMAVHVPLSAEAQAEARLLMLASGNILNPKDGKPVVTPSQDMVLGCYYLTMDNKEAKGSGLRLADVNEAVSAYQRGVADLHARVVIPAKALKKESFTPEQQDALLVTTIGKIIFNEIFPSSFPYINEATKENLLKGTPDKYFIYDKGADVDKFMAELGTPGAVGKEYLGNIIGECFNQYHTMKTSVILDDIKQLGFTYSTRAGITVGVADVIVPQEKAKILEQSEEKVKVITNQYRRGLITDEERYDRVIDIWSKTKDEITDVLMKSMDRYNSIMLMVDSKARGNKSQITQLGGMRGLMATPSGRIFELPIKSNFREGLTVLEYFISTHGARKGLADTALRTADSGYLTRRLVDVAQDVIVREEDCGTDKGIVVSRIEDGKEIIEDLYDRIEGRYAFETVRHPETGEIIVGRNDLIDSVKAEEIVSAGVTKLQIRSVLSCRARHGVCKMCYGRNLATGKKVEIGEAVGIIAAQSIGEPGTQLTMRTFHTGGVAGDDITQGLPRIQELFEARNPKGQAVISEIDGVIKEIREAKDRREIEVQGDAETKVYSVSYGSRIRVYEGLQIEAGDELTDGSIDPKEMLRIKGVRGVQNYILQEVQRVYRNQGVEINDKHVEVMIKQMLRKIRIVDPGDTTLLPGAFVDVHEYEAANREAIMAGLEPAVARPVLLGITKASLETDSFLSAASFQETTRVLTDAAIKGKVDRLLGLKENVIIGKLIPAGTGMSRYRNIRIVDPLDESAEEAEGLEAVTIE from the coding sequence ATGAAAATTGGCTTGGCTTCCCCGGACAAAATTCGGTCCTGGTCGAGAGGCGAAGTGAAAAAGCCGGAAACGATCAACTACCGGACGCTGAAGCCGGAGAAGGAAGGCCTGTTCTGCGAGAAGATTTTCGGGCCGACCAAGGATTGGGAATGCCATTGCGGCAAATACAAGCGCGTCCGCTACAAAGGCGTCGTCTGCGACCGCTGCGGCGTCGAAGTGACGCGCGCCAAAGTGCGCCGCGAACGGATGGGCCATATCGAGCTGGCCGCGCCGGTTTCGCACATTTGGTACTTCAAAGGGATCCCGAGCCGGATGGGGCTGGCGCTCGACATGTCGCCCCGTTCGCTTGAAGAGATCATCTACTTCGCATCCTACGTCGTGACCGACCCGGGCGACACGCCGCTGGAGAAAAAACAGCTTTTGTCCGAAAAAGAATACCGCAGCTACCGCGAGAAGTACGGCTATGCGTTCCAAGCGGGAATGGGAGCCGAAGCGGTCAAAAAGCTGCTTCAGGATATCGATCTCGACCGCGAGCTGGAAATGCTCAAGGAAGAGCTGCGCACGGCCCAAGGCCAGCGCCGCAACCGCGCGATCAAGCGCCTGGAAGTGATCGAGGCGTTCCGCAATTCCGGCAACCTTCCGGACTGGATGATCCTGGACGTGCTTCCGGTCATTCCGCCGGAGCTGCGCCCGATGGTTCAGCTGGACGGCGGCCGCTTCGCGACGAGCGACCTGAACGACCTGTACCGCCGCGTGATCAACCGGAACAACCGGCTGAAGCGGCTGCTCGACCTGGGCGCTCCGGACATCATCGTCCAAAACGAGAAGCGGATGCTCCAGGAAGCCGTCGACGCGCTGATCGACAACGGCCGCCGCGGCCGTCCGGTCACGGGCCCGGGCAACCGTCCGCTCAAATCCCTCAGCCATATGCTGAAGGGCAAGCAAGGCCGTTTCCGTCAGAACCTGCTCGGCAAACGCGTCGACTATTCCGGCCGTTCCGTTATCGTCGTCGGCCCGAGCCTGAAAATGTACCAATGCGGCCTGCCGAAGGAAATGGCGCTGGAGCTGTTCAAGCCTTTCGTCATGAAGGAGCTTGTGCTTAAAGGCCAGGCGCACAACATCAAGAGCGCGAAACGGAAAGTCGAGCGCGTCAGCCCCGAAGTGTGGGACGTGCTCGAAGAAGTGATCAAGGAGCACCCGGTTCTGCTGAACCGCGCGCCGACGCTTCACCGTCTCGGCATCCAGGCGTTCGAGCCGACGCTCGTCGAAGGCCGCGCCATCAAGCTGCACCCGCTCGTCTGTACGGCGTACAACGCCGACTTCGACGGCGACCAGATGGCCGTTCACGTTCCGCTGTCCGCCGAAGCGCAAGCGGAAGCCCGCCTGCTCATGCTGGCGTCCGGAAACATCCTGAACCCGAAGGACGGCAAGCCGGTCGTTACGCCGTCGCAGGACATGGTCCTCGGCTGCTACTACCTGACGATGGACAACAAGGAAGCGAAAGGCTCCGGCCTGCGCCTCGCCGACGTCAACGAAGCGGTGTCCGCTTACCAGCGCGGCGTCGCGGACCTGCATGCGCGCGTCGTCATTCCGGCCAAGGCGCTCAAGAAAGAGTCGTTCACGCCGGAGCAGCAGGACGCATTGCTCGTGACGACGATCGGCAAAATCATTTTCAACGAAATTTTCCCGTCGTCGTTCCCGTACATCAACGAAGCGACGAAGGAAAATCTGCTGAAAGGCACGCCGGATAAATATTTCATCTACGACAAAGGCGCGGACGTCGACAAGTTCATGGCCGAGCTTGGCACGCCGGGCGCCGTCGGCAAAGAATATTTGGGCAACATCATCGGCGAGTGCTTCAACCAGTACCACACGATGAAGACGTCGGTCATTCTCGACGACATCAAGCAGCTCGGGTTTACCTACTCCACGCGCGCGGGGATTACGGTCGGCGTCGCCGACGTTATCGTTCCGCAGGAAAAGGCGAAAATTCTCGAGCAATCCGAGGAAAAGGTCAAGGTCATTACGAACCAGTACCGCCGCGGCTTGATTACCGACGAAGAACGCTACGACCGCGTCATCGACATCTGGTCGAAGACGAAGGACGAAATTACGGACGTCCTCATGAAATCGATGGACCGTTACAACTCCATCATGCTCATGGTCGACTCCAAGGCGCGGGGCAACAAATCGCAGATCACGCAGCTCGGCGGGATGCGGGGCCTTATGGCGACGCCGTCGGGCCGCATCTTCGAGCTTCCGATCAAATCGAACTTCCGCGAAGGCCTGACCGTCCTCGAGTACTTCATCTCGACGCACGGCGCGCGTAAAGGTCTTGCCGATACGGCGCTGCGGACCGCCGACTCGGGTTACTTGACCCGCCGTCTCGTCGACGTCGCGCAGGACGTAATCGTTCGCGAGGAAGATTGCGGCACGGACAAAGGCATCGTCGTGTCGCGGATCGAGGACGGCAAGGAGATCATCGAGGATCTGTACGACCGCATCGAAGGCCGCTACGCGTTCGAGACGGTGCGCCATCCGGAAACCGGCGAAATTATCGTCGGCCGCAACGATTTGATCGACTCGGTCAAAGCCGAGGAAATCGTGTCCGCGGGCGTCACGAAGCTGCAAATCCGTTCCGTGCTCAGCTGCCGCGCCCGTCACGGCGTCTGCAAAATGTGCTACGGCCGGAACCTGGCAACCGGCAAAAAAGTCGAGATCGGCGAAGCGGTCGGCATCATCGCCGCCCAATCGATCGGCGAACCGGGTACGCAGCTGACGATGCGCACGTTCCACACCGGGGGCGTTGCGGGCGATGACATCACGCAAGGTCTTCCGCGGATCCAGGAGCTGTTCGAAGCCCGGAATCCGAAAGGCCAGGCGGTCATTTCCGAAATCGACGGCGTCATCAAGGAAATTCGCGAGGCGAAAGACCGCCGCGAAATCGAAGTTCAAGGCGATGCCGAAACGAAAGTTTACTCCGTTTCGTACGGTTCGCGCATCCGCGTTTACGAAGGATTGCAAATCGAGGCCGGCGACGAGCTGACCGACGGTTCCATCGATCCGAAGGAAATGCTGCGCATCAAGGGCGTCCGAGGCGTGCAGAACTACATTCTGCAGGAAGTGCAGCGGGTATACCGGAACCAGGGCGTTGAAATCAACGACAAGCACGTCGAAGTCATGATCAAGCAGATGCTTCGCAAAATCCGGATCGTCGATCCGGGCGACACGACGCTTCTGCCCGGCGCGTTCGTCGACGTGCACGAATACGAAGCGGCCAACCGCGAAGCGATCATGGCGGGTCTCGAGCCTGCCGTCGCGCGTCCGGTGCTTCTCGGGATTACGAAGGCTTCGCTCGAAACCGACTCCTTCCTGTCGGCGGCGTCCTTCCAGGAAACGACGCGCGTGTTGACCGACGCCGCCATCAAGGGCAAAGTCGACCGCCTGCTCGGCCTGAAAGAGAACGTCATTATCGGCAAGCTCATTCCGGCGGGCACGGGCATGTCGCGTTACCGCAACATCCGCATCGTCGATCCGCTCGACGAGTCCGCGGAAGAGGCCGAAGGCCTCGAAGCCGTCACGATCGAATAA
- a CDS encoding S-layer homology domain-containing protein, giving the protein MIRFEGKRKLLSLLTASSMLLLSAVSIAGLGGAAPASAASPDFELRILHTNDTHAHLDTAPKRVTAAKQARTENTILVDAGDVFSGTLYFNQFNGLADVWFMNLMGYDAMTFGNHEFDKGPGALADFIEAANFPFVSSNIDFSANAEVGGLFKGEIGAASVTGAVYSSIVKEVGGERIGIFGLTTPDTVSLSSPGDTIVFEDYKASAETAVTKLKEAGVDKIVVLSHLGYTEDEKLARQVSGIDVIVGGHSHTKLEEPVVYNADGEPTLIVQTGEYGDNLGQLDVTFDERGVLKAWSGKLLAVDGYEDDAEAAAKLQEFAAPLDELRKTVVGKSEAALDGSRETVRKGETNLGNLIADGMLDKVKSIVQAPDAAGYVTIQNAGGIRASIDEGDITLGEVLTVMPFGNNLTALKMTGREIAAALENGVSGAESGEGRFPQVAGMRFYYDSARQPEIVDSVTGEVKQEGSRIVKVQIEGADGSYSDIDPNAYYIVATNSFLAGGGDFYRSMAAAKEDGRLYELNLVDYEVFVDYLSRLGTVNSETEGRITDLLGGPLPGQGVVIPLPSNGSNGSGGNGANGEEQTDGGSAPDDGEEGSSGSGEPSGGESPAIEFSDTAGHWAEASIRQAAYLGIVDGYPDGEFRPDAPATRIEFTAMLGRAFKLEGESSSPDFADEIPSWARSYVAQAAAKGIVTGYADKTFRPNGTLTRVEMTVMAVRALGLPTDPAASPGFADDDRIPQWARPYVAAAYEAGLVGGTGGNLFSPNREATRAEAVGLLLAAAVLAGANGN; this is encoded by the coding sequence TTGATTCGATTTGAGGGGAAAAGAAAGCTTTTGTCGCTGTTGACGGCCTCGTCCATGCTGTTGCTGTCGGCGGTGTCGATCGCGGGACTCGGAGGGGCAGCCCCCGCATCCGCCGCTTCGCCGGATTTCGAGCTGCGCATTTTGCACACCAACGACACGCACGCGCACCTCGACACCGCTCCCAAACGGGTAACGGCGGCGAAGCAAGCCCGAACGGAAAACACGATTCTGGTCGATGCGGGCGACGTTTTTTCCGGTACGCTTTATTTTAACCAATTCAATGGACTGGCCGACGTCTGGTTCATGAACTTGATGGGCTACGATGCCATGACGTTCGGGAATCACGAGTTCGACAAAGGGCCGGGAGCGCTTGCCGATTTTATCGAGGCGGCGAATTTCCCGTTCGTCAGCTCCAACATCGATTTTAGCGCGAACGCCGAAGTCGGCGGCCTGTTCAAAGGAGAGATTGGCGCGGCGAGCGTTACGGGAGCGGTCTATTCGTCCATCGTCAAGGAAGTGGGCGGGGAACGCATCGGCATTTTCGGCCTGACGACTCCGGATACGGTTTCGCTTTCCTCTCCGGGGGATACGATCGTTTTCGAAGATTATAAAGCGAGCGCGGAGACGGCCGTGACTAAGCTGAAGGAGGCGGGAGTCGACAAAATCGTCGTCCTGTCCCATCTCGGCTATACCGAGGACGAGAAGCTGGCTCGGCAGGTGAGCGGCATCGACGTCATCGTCGGCGGCCACTCCCATACGAAGCTTGAAGAGCCGGTCGTTTACAATGCGGACGGCGAGCCGACGCTGATCGTGCAAACGGGCGAATACGGCGACAACCTGGGCCAGCTCGATGTCACGTTCGACGAACGGGGCGTGCTGAAAGCCTGGAGCGGAAAGCTGCTCGCCGTCGACGGGTACGAGGACGATGCGGAAGCTGCGGCCAAGCTGCAGGAATTTGCGGCGCCGCTCGATGAACTGCGGAAAACGGTCGTCGGCAAATCGGAAGCCGCGCTCGACGGATCGCGCGAAACGGTCCGGAAGGGGGAGACCAACCTCGGCAACCTCATCGCGGACGGCATGCTGGACAAAGTCAAAAGCATCGTGCAGGCGCCGGATGCGGCGGGCTATGTGACGATTCAGAACGCGGGCGGCATTCGCGCTTCGATCGACGAGGGAGACATTACGCTCGGCGAGGTGCTTACGGTCATGCCGTTCGGCAACAATCTGACCGCATTGAAAATGACCGGACGGGAGATCGCGGCCGCGTTGGAGAACGGGGTAAGCGGCGCCGAATCCGGGGAGGGCCGCTTTCCGCAGGTAGCGGGCATGCGTTTCTATTACGATTCCGCGAGGCAGCCGGAAATCGTCGATTCGGTTACGGGCGAAGTGAAGCAGGAAGGTTCGCGCATCGTCAAGGTGCAGATCGAAGGCGCGGACGGCAGCTATTCGGATATCGATCCGAACGCTTATTATATCGTGGCGACGAATTCCTTTCTCGCCGGAGGCGGCGACTTCTACCGTTCGATGGCCGCGGCCAAGGAAGACGGGCGGCTGTACGAGCTGAACCTGGTCGACTACGAGGTGTTCGTCGATTACTTGAGCCGGCTCGGCACGGTCAATAGCGAAACGGAAGGGCGCATTACGGACTTGCTTGGCGGACCGCTTCCCGGCCAGGGCGTCGTCATCCCGTTGCCTTCGAACGGTTCGAACGGCTCCGGCGGGAACGGCGCGAACGGCGAAGAACAAACCGACGGCGGAAGCGCGCCGGACGACGGCGAAGAAGGTTCGTCCGGCAGCGGCGAGCCGTCCGGCGGGGAGTCTCCGGCAATCGAATTCTCCGATACGGCAGGGCACTGGGCGGAGGCTTCGATTCGTCAAGCGGCGTACTTGGGCATCGTCGACGGCTATCCGGACGGCGAATTCCGGCCCGACGCGCCGGCGACCCGCATCGAGTTCACGGCGATGCTGGGCAGGGCGTTCAAGCTGGAAGGCGAATCGTCATCGCCCGATTTCGCGGACGAAATTCCGTCCTGGGCAAGAAGCTATGTGGCGCAGGCAGCGGCCAAAGGCATCGTGACCGGCTATGCCGACAAAACGTTCCGGCCGAACGGGACGCTGACCCGGGTCGAGATGACGGTGATGGCGGTTCGCGCGCTCGGGCTGCCGACCGATCCGGCCGCAAGTCCCGGCTTTGCGGACGACGACCGGATCCCGCAATGGGCGCGGCCATACGTCGCGGCGGCCTACGAAGCGGGACTCGTCGGGGGGACCGGCGGCAATCTGTTCAGCCCGAACCGCGAAGCGACGAGGGCTGAAGCGGTCGGGCTGCTTCTGGCCGCGGCGGTTCTGGCCGGCGCAAACGGAAACTGA
- a CDS encoding class I SAM-dependent methyltransferase: protein MSDHYYTERPTAASDRRTLREELRGFPFRFVSDAGVFSRGEVDYGSRVLIDFLDIPENASVLDVGCGYGPIGLAAARLAPRGHVTMVDVNERAVALARENAALNGIANVTVLQSDLYSAVEGSRFDVILSNPPIRAGKAVVHRILAEAKDLLRPGGSLWIVIRNKQGAPSARAKLEETFGEDAVEEMGKDKGYRIYRATVPG, encoded by the coding sequence ATGAGCGATCACTATTACACGGAGCGGCCGACGGCCGCCAGCGACCGGCGAACCCTTCGGGAGGAGCTTAGAGGGTTTCCTTTCCGTTTCGTCTCCGATGCCGGCGTGTTTTCGCGAGGCGAGGTGGATTACGGGAGCCGAGTGCTGATCGATTTTTTGGACATCCCGGAAAACGCGAGCGTGCTCGACGTAGGCTGCGGCTATGGCCCGATCGGCCTTGCGGCCGCCCGCCTTGCGCCGCGAGGACATGTCACGATGGTGGATGTCAACGAGCGCGCCGTGGCGCTTGCCCGCGAGAACGCGGCCTTGAACGGAATCGCCAACGTCACCGTTTTGCAGAGCGATCTGTACTCGGCGGTAGAAGGCTCGCGTTTCGACGTCATTTTGTCCAATCCGCCCATCCGCGCGGGAAAGGCGGTCGTCCATCGAATTTTGGCGGAAGCGAAAGATCTTCTCCGTCCCGGAGGTTCGCTGTGGATCGTCATCCGCAACAAGCAGGGGGCTCCTTCGGCGAGAGCGAAGCTGGAAGAGACGTTCGGCGAGGACGCCGTCGAAGAGATGGGGAAGGACAAAGGCTATCGGATTTACCGGGCGACGGTTCCGGGCTGA
- the rplL gene encoding 50S ribosomal protein L7/L12 — protein MSKESIIEAIKGLSVLELNDLVKAIEEEFGVTAAAPVAVVGGGGGAAAEAAEQSEFDVVLVEAGASKINVIKVVREITGLGLKEAKDVVDNAPKPIKEKVAKEEAESIKAKLEEAGAKVEVK, from the coding sequence ATGAGCAAAGAGTCTATCATTGAGGCCATTAAAGGCCTTAGCGTTCTGGAACTGAACGATCTGGTCAAAGCAATCGAAGAAGAATTCGGCGTAACGGCGGCTGCTCCGGTTGCAGTCGTCGGCGGCGGCGGCGGCGCGGCTGCCGAAGCGGCAGAGCAATCCGAATTCGACGTCGTGCTGGTCGAAGCCGGCGCTTCCAAAATCAACGTCATCAAAGTCGTTCGCGAAATTACGGGTCTCGGCCTGAAAGAAGCGAAAGACGTTGTCGACAACGCTCCGAAGCCGATCAAAGAAAAGGTCGCCAAGGAAGAAGCCGAATCGATCAAAGCCAAGCTCGAAGAAGCAGGCGCAAAAGTCGAAGTCAAGTAA